The following are encoded together in the Flavobacterium sp. TR2 genome:
- a CDS encoding DUF5995 family protein, whose product MSMKQAETIDEVILFLDEIIEKSKIDQSNLGLFAILYREVTVRVKEGILAGSFQNGERMEKLDVIFANRYLKAYYQYQAKEKPSECWAFAFEQAENFWPIVLQHLLLGINAHINLDLGIASAEVSTVENIEDLKADFDKINFILSSLVGGVEKCLIKIWPTLTWILKVTGKADNFFIDFSMETARNGAWKFANEFVAVPESEREACTQLRDQRITEIARLVSNPGYFVSAVFKFIRLFERGTIAQKIIDMQIMEEKNMECVVA is encoded by the coding sequence ATGAGTATGAAACAAGCTGAAACTATAGACGAAGTTATTCTGTTTTTGGATGAAATAATAGAAAAATCAAAAATAGATCAGAGCAATTTAGGGTTATTTGCTATTTTATATCGCGAAGTTACGGTAAGAGTAAAAGAAGGTATTCTGGCTGGTTCTTTTCAGAATGGCGAAAGAATGGAAAAACTCGATGTTATTTTTGCTAACAGATATCTAAAAGCGTATTATCAATATCAAGCCAAAGAAAAACCTTCTGAATGCTGGGCGTTTGCTTTTGAACAAGCCGAAAATTTCTGGCCAATAGTTTTGCAGCATTTATTACTCGGAATCAACGCGCATATAAACCTCGATTTAGGAATTGCCTCAGCAGAAGTCAGCACAGTAGAAAATATCGAGGATTTAAAAGCCGATTTTGATAAAATAAATTTCATTCTGAGCAGTTTGGTTGGCGGTGTCGAAAAATGCTTAATTAAAATTTGGCCAACACTTACGTGGATATTAAAAGTTACAGGCAAAGCAGACAATTTCTTTATAGATTTCAGCATGGAAACAGCAAGAAACGGCGCATGGAAATTTGCCAACGAATTTGTAGCAGTTCCAGAAAGCGAAAGAGAAGCCTGCACACAGCTAAGAGACCAGCGAATAACCGAAATCGCCCGATTGGTTTCGAATCCGGGTTATTTTGTGAGTGCCGTTTTTAAATTCATTCGCTTATTTGAAAGAGGAACTATCGCTCAAAAAATAATCGATATGCAAATCATGGAAGAAAAAAATATGGAATGTGTCGTGGCTTGA
- a CDS encoding carbonic anhydrase, translated as MKHLITVFFTIVLFANQNTYAQSITDSIRWRKENNIVNRDSAYANPYYGMQKLLGGNSRFQRGKSIFPRQNHKVIKKLSEGQHPFATIVGCSDSRVSAEILFDQGFGDLFVCRTAGQVMAEATYGTIEYSYLNLGTKLIVVLGHTGCGAVHAAIKRPEAPPGHIVCLINAIKPAVKEAENMPGNNEHNAIHLNVINQVNQLRQLEPVLSRAYENGELLIVGAIYDLGTGKFEFLKETIENLPPTQYSKRNITGL; from the coding sequence ATGAAACATCTTATAACTGTATTTTTTACTATCGTTCTTTTTGCCAATCAAAACACATATGCTCAGAGTATAACCGATTCTATACGTTGGAGAAAAGAAAACAACATTGTGAATCGCGATTCTGCTTATGCTAATCCATATTATGGAATGCAGAAGTTATTAGGAGGAAACAGTAGATTTCAGCGCGGAAAAAGTATTTTCCCAAGGCAGAATCATAAAGTAATCAAAAAATTATCTGAAGGACAGCATCCATTTGCAACTATTGTCGGGTGTTCAGATTCACGGGTTTCGGCAGAAATCCTTTTTGATCAGGGTTTTGGCGACCTATTTGTTTGCCGAACCGCTGGTCAGGTGATGGCTGAAGCTACTTATGGAACTATTGAATACTCGTATCTCAATCTCGGAACAAAACTTATTGTAGTACTGGGACATACGGGTTGCGGTGCAGTTCATGCCGCCATTAAAAGGCCCGAAGCTCCCCCAGGTCATATTGTTTGCCTGATTAATGCCATAAAGCCAGCGGTTAAAGAAGCAGAAAATATGCCCGGAAATAATGAACATAATGCTATACATCTAAACGTAATCAATCAGGTAAATCAACTCAGACAGCTAGAACCAGTACTTAGCCGAGCTTATGAAAATGGTGAGTTATTGATTGTTGGAGCGATTTATGACCTTGGAACTGGGAAGTTTGAATTTCTAAAAGAAACTATTGAAAATTTACCTCCAACCCAATATTCTAAACGCAACATTACGGGATTATAA
- a CDS encoding DoxX family membrane protein, translating into MKGLIKIGRLFYGIGIIALGVHQLIIKDFRSEILSPFPAWAHEYPVFSILTGIILILAGIIISGIVTIKFIDAKKVCLYLGFAFLAAFIVSHLPFIFVFNTDKTNATQIWINAIEELTYSGGAFVLAGSYSAHKSESKFDSFLEKLIPVGRIFYSLLMLLFGLSHFLFAEFVSTMVPKWLPGTMFWTYFVGVALICSGIAIIFKLWIKPISLLLALMLLLFVLFFHLQDAIANPTVGGGNEIVRAIIALLFCGIALVIALTNDSEKKLSTETI; encoded by the coding sequence ATGAAAGGACTTATTAAAATCGGCCGTTTATTTTACGGTATCGGTATCATTGCCTTGGGAGTGCATCAGCTTATTATTAAAGATTTTCGATCTGAAATTTTATCTCCTTTTCCCGCTTGGGCACATGAATATCCTGTTTTTTCCATCCTTACCGGAATCATTTTAATATTGGCAGGAATCATTATTTCAGGAATCGTTACCATTAAATTTATAGATGCCAAAAAAGTCTGTCTCTATTTAGGTTTTGCTTTTCTTGCCGCTTTTATTGTTTCTCATCTGCCTTTTATTTTCGTTTTTAATACCGATAAAACCAACGCTACACAAATTTGGATCAATGCTATTGAAGAACTAACATATAGCGGTGGAGCGTTTGTATTGGCGGGTTCGTATAGTGCGCACAAAAGCGAAAGCAAATTTGACTCATTTCTAGAAAAACTTATTCCAGTTGGGCGAATTTTCTATTCGCTTTTAATGCTTTTGTTTGGTTTAAGCCATTTTCTTTTTGCTGAGTTTGTGTCAACAATGGTTCCTAAATGGCTGCCAGGAACAATGTTTTGGACTTATTTTGTAGGTGTTGCACTTATTTGTTCGGGCATTGCGATTATTTTCAAGCTTTGGATAAAACCAATTTCGCTTCTTTTAGCTTTAATGCTTTTACTTTTTGTACTTTTTTTCCACCTACAAGATGCTATTGCAAATCCGACTGTGGGTGGCGGAAATGAAATTGTACGCGCTATTATTGCTTTACTTTTCTGCGGAATTGCGTTGGTAATTGCTCTAACTAACGATTCTGAAAAAAAACTTTCAACTGAAACCATTTAA